The sequence below is a genomic window from Chondrinema litorale.
ATGGATTTACGACAGGCAAGAAGACTTTTTAGCATTACTCGATCTTATAGCCGATGAAAAAACATATCGCTATTTTAAAAATGATCTGAAGTATAGTAAAACAGATTATTTGTGGTTAGCCAACAGAAAGAAGAATACACTAAGTGCTTTCGGAAAAGAAGGAGTTGAATCTACGCTCAAAAAAGAGGAACTAAGAGAGGCACAGGAAAAACTACATCAAGCTCAACTTGCCAGAACAAATTGGTATAAAAAACTGCTGTATTATCTTTTCTCTAAAGACAAACCTTTTGTTGATAAGTTAATCGCTGATAATAACCTGCAAGACGAGCCTAATCCGCTACAATATTTAATGATGCGGATTGATAACAGAATGAATCTCGAACACCAGATGTCGCTGTTAGCTGAACAAGAATGGCTAATCGAACTACCAGAAAACAGAGATTTGTTCGAACTAAAAGACTGGTTCGATCTCCATTTAAAAGCAGTTGATGGTAAAAGGATTTACACATCTCTCAGAAATGGAATTAAATACCTTGAAATTGAGCAGTTCAGTTACGATGAGTTATATAAGAAAATCAACTCATTACTCAACATTGTAAAAGAAGTAAAAGCCAAAAAAGCTGTCTGGAATCAGTTTTTAACTACCCGACAAATAAATATGGTGCTAAATGGCTCACTTGATGTTGATAAGTTGATAACTGAGTTGAAAGAAGATTTTGATGTACTTTGTGAATACGATCAGTTAAAAGCATCTCTCAACGAACATGAGAATAATATTCTCAAAAATTTCGAAGAGAAATTTGAAGCACTTAACCCTGAAATCGTTCAGCTTTTTGATAACAGCTTGCGAATCGCATGGATCAATCACATAGAAACCAAGTATCCCATATTAAGATCGGTTACTTCGGAGAAAATGTTGACGATGGAAAGCCGCTTACAAGATGCTGTTACTGAAAAGCAAGAAATTGCTAAAGACATTGCATTACTTAAAGCCAGAGAAAGAACCTATGCCGAAGTTGAATACAACCGCTTAAATAACCTGGTTACTTACAGAGACTTAAAACATCAGGTTAGTAAAAAAAGAAGTATCTGGCCAGTAAGAAAACTAATTCAAAACTTTTCGCATGAGTTGCTAAATCTAGTTCCCTGCTGGATGGGCTCTCCCGAATCGGTTTCTGCCATTTTCCCAATGGAAGAGTTTTTTGATCTTATCATCTTCGATGAGGCATCACAGTGTTTTGCTGAAAAGGGAATTCCTGCCATGTATCGTGGCAAACAAGTAGTAATTACTGGCGATGATCAACAACTTGCTCCTTATGATCTATACCACCCACGTTGGGAAGAAGACATGGAAGGTGAAACAGCACTAGAAGTAGTTTCGCTACTGGATTTAGGAAAACAATTTGTGCCAGAAGTTTCACTAAAAGGGCATTATAGAAGTAAATCGCTCGAACTGATTGATTTTTCAAATACCAATTTCTATAAAAATCAACTTCAGTTAATTCCTCATTTCGAAGATTATACTAGTGAAACTCCATCAATAGAGTATATTAAAGTAGATGGTGTATGGGAGAAAAACGCTAACCAACAAGAAGCCCAAGAAGTAGTTCAATTACTAGAAAAACTAGTAAATGAAGGAGAAACGAGTATCGGTATTATCACTTTTAACTTTAAGCAACAAGAAGTAATACAAGACTTATTAGAAGAAGCTTCTTTTCCCTTACCTCGCGATTTCTTTATTAAGAATATTGAAAATGTACAGGGTGATGAACGAGATAACATTATCTTTTCGGTAGCCTATGCCCTATCTCCTAAAGGGAAAATGACATCGCAGTTTGGTTCACTCAGCCAGATAAAAGGAGAAAACCGCCTAAATGTAGCCGTAACCAGAGCTCGTAAGAAAATTTATTTGGTAAGTAGTATTTATCCTCAGCAACTTCAAGTAGAAAACGCCAAAAATATTGGTCCCAAACTACTGAGAGACTATTTACAATATGCTTTAGAAGTTTCTTCTGGCAAATACAGAAGTATAATTCAAACAGAAGAAAGGCAAAATAAAAGTTGGTATTTGAGATCAC
It includes:
- a CDS encoding AAA domain-containing protein → MHEALKIYQKRLTNLTSKNRSLLLLRLNNSQFLDIHQCNYLDNQPSFSIIESLIAQKKDIVLCSNIDSRDKDANAVSANLRKVSRTEKMIFEERGAKDLYVGYPFVQGKMLDDSPIRCPLLFFPVNLELKQNQWVLNLRKDAGITFNKSLLLAFSHYNNISFDEIFIEHDFSEYSLDSQEFRTELYKLLKESPLELHFNQSTFEDLLQDFRQFTKSDFLESTETGKLKMTQEAVLGIFPQAGSYLMPDYDFLLSNERVKDLESFFASELSAEEDNSNSIQLTHISKNAQEEELFTPYTIDASQEEAIKSVKGGSSLVIQGPPGSGKSQLICNLIVDHIARGKNVLLVCQKKAALDVVYQRLGEKSFDDFVALVHDFKNDRKDIYENINRQIEFIDKFKRENNSLDAIYLERKFLQTSREIDQLTDELKEFKKALYDTSECGISVKELYLTSDIDLEGINLRREYNFFKFDNHNEILRKLDTYIRYHARLDTAAHLWYDRVSFANFNIGDLQQIEDTLKELSPYLEEVSGKVKDIIGIEISFDDFEWIYDRQEDFLALLDLIADEKTYRYFKNDLKYSKTDYLWLANRKKNTLSAFGKEGVESTLKKEELREAQEKLHQAQLARTNWYKKLLYYLFSKDKPFVDKLIADNNLQDEPNPLQYLMMRIDNRMNLEHQMSLLAEQEWLIELPENRDLFELKDWFDLHLKAVDGKRIYTSLRNGIKYLEIEQFSYDELYKKINSLLNIVKEVKAKKAVWNQFLTTRQINMVLNGSLDVDKLITELKEDFDVLCEYDQLKASLNEHENNILKNFEEKFEALNPEIVQLFDNSLRIAWINHIETKYPILRSVTSEKMLTMESRLQDAVTEKQEIAKDIALLKARERTYAEVEYNRLNNLVTYRDLKHQVSKKRSIWPVRKLIQNFSHELLNLVPCWMGSPESVSAIFPMEEFFDLIIFDEASQCFAEKGIPAMYRGKQVVITGDDQQLAPYDLYHPRWEEDMEGETALEVVSLLDLGKQFVPEVSLKGHYRSKSLELIDFSNTNFYKNQLQLIPHFEDYTSETPSIEYIKVDGVWEKNANQQEAQEVVQLLEKLVNEGETSIGIITFNFKQQEVIQDLLEEASFPLPRDFFIKNIENVQGDERDNIIFSVAYALSPKGKMTSQFGSLSQIKGENRLNVAVTRARKKIYLVSSIYPQQLQVENAKNIGPKLLRDYLQYALEVSSGKYRSIIQTEERQNKSWYLRSLIKDKLPVNDGISLQANLPFADLSVNNEHSMKLLLTDDQLYYQSISPKEIHAYYPELLRTKGWSFQRFYSRNYWKKKDHFINDYQKFINL